In Tenrec ecaudatus isolate mTenEca1 chromosome 4, mTenEca1.hap1, whole genome shotgun sequence, a single window of DNA contains:
- the TMEM258 gene encoding dolichyl-diphosphooligosaccharide--protein glycosyltransferase subunit TMEM258: MELEAMSRYTSPVNPAVFPHLTVVLLAIGMFFTAWFFVYEVTSTKYTRDIYKELLISLVASLFMGFGVLFLLLWVGIYV; the protein is encoded by the exons ATG GAGCTCGAGGCCATGAGCAGGTATACCAGCCCGGTGAACCCGGCTGTCTTCCCCCATCTGACTGTGGTGCTCCTGGCCATTGGCATGTTCTTCACCGCCTGGTTCTTCGT TTATGAGGTGACCTCCACCAAGTACACTCGGGACATCTACAAAGAGCTCCTCATCTCTCTGGTGGCCTCGCTCTTTATGGGCTTTGGGGTCCTCTTCCTGCTGCTCTGGGTCGGCATCTACGTATGA